One Deinococcus sp. LM3 genomic region harbors:
- a CDS encoding electron transfer flavoprotein subunit alpha/FixB family protein — MILIVAEHTAGKLAKATLEMVTAARESGREGPVTLLVLGQDVAAVAAEAAAVADQVLVADLPALATYNAEVWAAAATQIAQEGEAHTIIIGGSRSGREYAPRVAVKLDAPYLEDATRLSSNGAALQAQRYTYLARVTETVEADGTVVVTVKPGSFAPAAPAAAAGEQYDVELDLPAPRVQVTGRSVEKSSRVALTEADVIVTGGRGVGSPENFTRYVEGLADSIGAGVGATRAVVDAGWRPYAEQVGQTGKTVQPKAYIALGVSGAVQHLSGMGKSKNIIAINKDAEAPIFKVADYGIVGDINEIVPALIEASRK, encoded by the coding sequence ATGATTCTGATCGTCGCTGAACACACTGCCGGGAAACTGGCGAAAGCCACCCTGGAAATGGTCACTGCCGCCCGCGAGTCCGGGCGTGAAGGTCCCGTCACGCTGCTCGTGCTGGGCCAGGACGTCGCGGCCGTGGCCGCCGAGGCCGCCGCTGTGGCCGATCAGGTGCTCGTGGCCGACCTGCCCGCGCTCGCCACGTACAACGCCGAGGTCTGGGCGGCCGCTGCCACGCAGATCGCGCAGGAAGGCGAGGCGCACACCATCATCATCGGCGGCAGCCGCTCCGGGCGCGAGTACGCCCCGAGGGTCGCCGTGAAACTCGACGCACCGTACCTCGAGGACGCCACCAGACTGAGCAGCAACGGCGCGGCCCTCCAGGCGCAGCGTTACACCTACCTGGCCCGCGTGACCGAGACGGTGGAGGCCGACGGCACGGTCGTCGTGACCGTCAAGCCCGGCTCGTTCGCGCCCGCCGCGCCCGCCGCCGCCGCTGGTGAGCAGTACGACGTGGAACTCGACCTGCCCGCCCCGCGCGTGCAGGTGACGGGCCGCAGCGTCGAGAAGAGCAGCCGCGTTGCCCTGACCGAAGCCGACGTCATCGTGACCGGCGGACGCGGCGTGGGCAGCCCCGAGAACTTCACCCGCTACGTCGAGGGCCTCGCCGACTCCATCGGTGCGGGCGTCGGTGCCACGCGCGCCGTCGTGGACGCCGGCTGGCGCCCCTACGCCGAGCAGGTCGGCCAGACCGGCAAGACCGTGCAACCCAAGGCGTACATCGCCCTGGGCGTCAGCGGCGCCGTGCAGCACCTGAGCGGCATGGGCAAGAGCAAGAACATCATCGCCATCAACAAGGACGCCGAGGCACCGATCTTCAAGGTCGCTGACTACGGCATCGTGGGCGACATCAACGAGATCGTCCCCGCGCTGATCGAAGCCAGCCGCAAGTAA
- a CDS encoding electron transfer flavoprotein subunit beta/FixA family protein — MNILTLVRQVPDAEARVKISGQTVDLEGATLVIDGMDEYGVEEALRLRESGAPVEQIIALAVGPKKVEDALRTSLAMGVDRAIHIETDEKFDAVTLSRVVAQVAQAENVTLILVGGQEADWDSQALGAASAERLGWPQLTWTNELKLDGETLTGRHDVDDGNESFSATLPAVVTTQQGLNEPRYPTLPNIMKAKKKELRKDDPAAYQLQGKVRTVNAEIQTRARRNTMIDGKDPQAAAQQLLELLRNEAKVIA; from the coding sequence ATGAACATCCTGACCCTCGTAAGACAAGTTCCCGACGCCGAGGCGCGCGTCAAGATCAGCGGCCAGACCGTCGACCTCGAAGGCGCCACCCTGGTCATCGACGGCATGGACGAGTACGGCGTCGAAGAGGCCCTGCGCCTGCGCGAGAGCGGCGCGCCCGTCGAGCAGATCATCGCGCTGGCTGTCGGCCCGAAGAAGGTCGAGGACGCCCTGCGCACCTCGCTCGCCATGGGCGTCGACCGCGCCATTCACATCGAAACCGACGAGAAATTCGACGCCGTGACCCTCAGCCGCGTCGTGGCCCAGGTCGCGCAGGCCGAGAACGTCACGCTGATCCTGGTCGGCGGGCAGGAAGCCGACTGGGACTCACAGGCCCTCGGGGCTGCCAGCGCCGAACGCCTGGGCTGGCCCCAGCTCACCTGGACGAACGAACTGAAACTCGACGGTGAGACGCTGACCGGCCGCCACGACGTGGACGACGGCAACGAGAGCTTCAGCGCGACGCTCCCGGCCGTCGTGACCACCCAGCAGGGCCTGAACGAACCCCGCTACCCTACCCTGCCGAACATCATGAAAGCCAAGAAGAAGGAACTGCGCAAGGACGACCCCGCCGCGTACCAGCTGCAGGGCAAGGTCCGCACCGTGAACGCCGAGATTCAGACCCGCGCCCGCCGCAACACCATGATCGACGGCAAGGACCCCCAGGCCGCCGCGCAACAACTGCTGGAACTGCTTCGGAACGAAGCCAAGGTGATCGCATGA
- a CDS encoding carboxymuconolactone decarboxylase family protein, giving the protein MTDPDSPRARDVIFGTQQGRIQQRLEQLDPDLGAYIRDFAYDTVYDRPGLDLKSKELIACALLVSLGSPPELRTHIRGAMNAGATEDEVRGALLMCVPYLGFPRTVAAFEMLRQHLER; this is encoded by the coding sequence ATGACCGACCCCGATTCCCCGCGCGCGCGGGACGTGATCTTCGGCACGCAGCAGGGCCGCATCCAGCAGCGCCTCGAGCAGCTGGACCCCGACCTGGGCGCGTACATCCGCGACTTCGCGTACGACACCGTGTATGACCGCCCCGGCCTGGACCTGAAAAGCAAGGAGCTGATCGCCTGCGCGCTACTGGTGTCGCTGGGCAGCCCGCCCGAACTGCGCACCCACATTCGCGGCGCCATGAACGCCGGAGCCACCGAGGACGAGGTACGCGGCGCCCTCCTGATGTGCGTGCCGTACCTGGGGTTCCCGCGTACCGTGGCGGCCTTCGAGATGCTCCGGCAGCACCTGGAACGCTAG
- a CDS encoding ATP-dependent Clp protease ATP-binding subunit has translation MNRYDDRARLVFHYAREEGNRLGHAMVGPEHLLLGLMREGGTAASILGEFGASLDGLRRRVEEIIGRGEGNRLNDAPSITPRARRVMELASSEARNLGAQVTSTEHILLGIIREGDGVAFRILQELTKDVDTIRWRILAQGEGTASKPAKPVATPFLDEYGRDLTKWAREGKLDPVIGRSEEIRRVTQILTRRTKNNPVLIGDPGVGKTAIVEGLALAIHEKRTPPNLHNVRLVSLDLSGVVAGTKYRGEFEERLRQIIEELRNAKVMAFIDELHTLVGAGGAEGTLDAANILKPALSRGEIQVIGATTTGEYHRYIEKDAALERRFQPVIVLEPSPAETLQILRGLKPKYEEHHGVQIPEAALELAVRIGERSLPGRNFPDKAIDLIDEAASRVRLNMSVGLPVAETEDGEPYVTREDIESVINSMGGIYSEETAAQLGDLEGNLQDQVYGQPDAIRALSSALRRARVGLGGRTRVAASFLFVGPSGVGKTHLAKALARSLFGSERSLIRMDMSEFQESHSVSKLIGSPPGYVGYEQGGRLTEAVRRQPFSVILLDEIEKAHPDVYNTFLQVLDDGRLTDGLGRTVDFRRTIIIMTSNTGFNVTPTVGFSPVTPDSNAPLRNIFTPEFLDRLDEVIRFKSLGEEELVRVAQQLMGEMTEELASRELNVTFDPAIAAWLVTKLKARSPKHAVGSSRQLRTLVREEIEDPLALELTSNHGEELRVVLGEGGIQFEKGEEAASRQILA, from the coding sequence ATGAACAGATACGATGACCGCGCCCGCCTCGTGTTCCACTATGCCCGCGAGGAAGGCAACCGTCTGGGCCACGCGATGGTCGGCCCCGAACACCTGCTGCTGGGCCTGATGCGCGAGGGCGGCACCGCCGCCAGCATTCTCGGAGAGTTCGGCGCGTCCCTGGACGGCCTGCGCCGCCGCGTCGAGGAGATCATCGGCCGCGGCGAGGGCAACCGCCTGAACGACGCGCCCAGCATCACCCCGCGCGCCCGGCGCGTCATGGAACTCGCGTCCAGCGAGGCCCGCAACCTGGGTGCGCAGGTCACGAGCACCGAACACATCCTGCTGGGCATCATCCGCGAGGGTGACGGCGTGGCCTTCCGCATCCTGCAGGAACTCACCAAGGACGTGGACACCATCCGCTGGCGCATCCTGGCGCAGGGTGAGGGCACGGCCAGCAAACCCGCCAAGCCGGTCGCCACGCCCTTCCTGGACGAGTACGGCCGCGACCTGACCAAATGGGCGCGCGAGGGCAAACTGGACCCCGTGATCGGGCGCAGCGAGGAGATCCGCCGCGTCACGCAGATCCTGACGCGCCGCACCAAGAACAACCCGGTCCTGATCGGCGACCCAGGCGTGGGTAAGACCGCCATCGTGGAAGGCCTGGCGCTCGCCATTCACGAGAAGCGCACCCCACCTAACCTGCACAACGTCCGCCTCGTCAGCCTGGACCTGAGCGGCGTCGTGGCCGGCACCAAGTACCGCGGTGAGTTCGAGGAACGCCTGCGCCAGATCATCGAGGAGCTGCGTAACGCGAAGGTCATGGCCTTCATCGACGAGCTGCACACCCTGGTCGGGGCGGGCGGCGCGGAAGGCACGCTGGACGCCGCGAACATCCTCAAGCCCGCCCTGTCGCGCGGCGAGATCCAGGTGATCGGCGCGACCACCACCGGCGAGTACCACCGTTACATCGAGAAGGACGCCGCGCTGGAACGCCGCTTCCAGCCGGTGATCGTGCTGGAACCCAGCCCCGCCGAGACGCTACAGATCCTGCGCGGCCTGAAACCCAAGTACGAGGAACACCACGGCGTTCAGATCCCGGAAGCGGCGCTGGAACTCGCCGTGCGCATCGGGGAACGGAGCCTGCCGGGCCGGAACTTCCCGGACAAGGCCATCGATCTGATCGACGAGGCCGCCAGCCGCGTGCGCCTGAACATGAGCGTGGGCCTGCCGGTTGCGGAGACCGAGGACGGCGAACCGTACGTGACCCGCGAGGACATCGAGAGCGTCATCAACTCCATGGGCGGCATCTACTCCGAGGAGACGGCCGCGCAACTCGGTGATCTGGAAGGCAACCTGCAGGATCAGGTGTACGGCCAGCCCGACGCGATCCGCGCGCTCAGCTCCGCGCTGCGCCGCGCCCGCGTGGGCCTGGGCGGCCGCACCCGCGTCGCCGCGAGTTTCCTGTTCGTGGGGCCCAGCGGGGTCGGCAAGACCCACCTCGCCAAGGCCCTGGCCCGCAGCCTGTTCGGCAGCGAACGCAGCCTGATCCGCATGGACATGAGCGAATTCCAGGAGAGCCACTCGGTCAGCAAACTGATCGGCTCGCCCCCCGGCTACGTGGGCTACGAGCAGGGCGGCCGCCTCACGGAAGCCGTGCGCCGCCAGCCGTTCAGCGTGATCCTGCTCGACGAGATCGAGAAGGCCCACCCGGACGTGTACAACACCTTCCTTCAGGTTCTCGACGACGGCCGCCTGACCGACGGACTGGGCCGCACCGTGGATTTCCGGCGCACGATCATCATCATGACCAGCAACACCGGCTTCAACGTGACGCCCACCGTGGGCTTCAGTCCGGTCACGCCGGACAGCAACGCCCCGCTGCGTAACATCTTCACCCCGGAATTCCTGGACCGCCTCGACGAGGTCATCCGCTTCAAGAGCCTCGGCGAGGAGGAACTCGTGCGGGTCGCGCAGCAGCTCATGGGCGAGATGACCGAGGAACTCGCCAGCCGCGAACTGAACGTCACCTTCGACCCGGCCATCGCCGCGTGGCTGGTCACGAAACTCAAGGCCCGCAGTCCCAAGCACGCGGTCGGCAGCAGCCGGCAGCTGCGCACCCTGGTCCGCGAGGAGATCGAGGACCCCCTGGCCCTGGAACTCACCAGCAACCACGGCGAGGAACTGCGCGTCGTGCTGGGCGAGGGCGGCATCCAGTTCGAGAAGGGTGAGGAAGCCGCCTCCCGCCAGATCCTGGCGTAA
- a CDS encoding DUF2087 domain-containing protein, giving the protein MTKSISDFQDEHGRITGWPSDRRRAHQLAILDYLTGLFEPGVSYDQGQVEQILADHSTLEDPSLLLNELVDSDYLATEGGAYWRADGRPGARG; this is encoded by the coding sequence ATGACGAAAAGCATTTCCGATTTCCAGGATGAACACGGCCGCATCACCGGGTGGCCCAGCGACCGCCGCCGCGCGCACCAGCTCGCCATTCTCGATTACCTGACCGGGCTGTTCGAGCCGGGCGTGTCGTACGACCAGGGGCAGGTCGAGCAGATCCTGGCGGACCACAGCACCCTGGAAGACCCCAGCCTGCTGCTGAACGAACTGGTCGACAGCGACTACCTGGCGACCGAGGGCGGCGCGTACTGGCGTGCCGACGGTCGCCCCGGCGCGCGTGGCTAG
- the radA gene encoding DNA repair protein RadA encodes MARARTNYVCGSCGYTSAKPLGRCPNCQAWNSFEEEVPAAATSSRGGAYGGVVGGKLTALSTVGRREEPRASSGIPELDRVLGGGLVAGGVTLIGGEPGIGKSTLLLQVADRVAKLGGTVLYVAGEESLEQIRLRADRLGVALDGGADIQLTRDTRAEHVAALMSEHKPALCIVDSIQTVTVEGEGAPGGVAQVRDGTALLTRAAKETGTATVLVGHVTKDGTVAGPKVMEHIVDTTVFLETVGSFRLLRSVKNRFGQAGELGVFEMRGEGLIAIENPSAAFLAERPLDVPGSVVAATIDGQRPMLLEVQALASKTPYPNARRVVVGLDPRRVDVVLAVLERRLDLTLGGLDVYVNLAGGLKVPDPGLDLAIALAIYSAVVGRALPGNVAVFGEVGLAGEVRSTTGSIRRAEEARRAGYTRLIVPPGLDGHPDGVKSVEEAVAQVWQGRAAGSPGAGSRKPRAG; translated from the coding sequence GTGGCTAGAGCCCGCACGAACTACGTCTGCGGCAGTTGCGGGTACACCAGCGCCAAACCGCTGGGCCGCTGCCCGAACTGTCAGGCGTGGAATTCCTTCGAGGAGGAGGTTCCGGCCGCCGCGACCTCCTCGCGCGGCGGGGCGTACGGTGGCGTGGTGGGCGGGAAGCTCACGGCGCTGTCCACCGTGGGTCGCCGTGAGGAGCCGCGCGCGTCCAGCGGCATTCCGGAACTGGACCGCGTGCTGGGCGGCGGTCTGGTCGCCGGGGGCGTCACGCTGATCGGCGGCGAGCCGGGCATCGGCAAGAGCACCCTGCTGCTGCAGGTGGCCGACCGCGTGGCGAAACTGGGCGGCACCGTGCTGTATGTGGCCGGTGAGGAATCGCTGGAGCAGATCCGCCTGCGCGCCGACCGGCTGGGCGTGGCGCTGGACGGGGGCGCGGACATTCAACTGACCCGCGACACCCGCGCCGAGCACGTGGCCGCGCTGATGAGCGAGCACAAGCCCGCGCTGTGCATCGTGGATTCCATCCAGACCGTGACCGTGGAAGGCGAGGGGGCGCCCGGCGGCGTGGCGCAGGTCCGCGACGGCACCGCCCTGCTGACCCGCGCCGCCAAGGAAACCGGCACGGCCACCGTCCTGGTCGGGCACGTGACCAAGGACGGCACGGTCGCCGGGCCGAAAGTCATGGAGCACATCGTGGACACCACCGTGTTCCTCGAGACGGTCGGGTCGTTCCGGCTGCTGCGTTCGGTCAAGAACCGCTTCGGGCAGGCCGGTGAACTCGGCGTGTTCGAGATGCGCGGCGAGGGCCTGATCGCCATCGAGAACCCGTCGGCGGCGTTCCTGGCCGAGCGGCCCCTGGATGTGCCGGGCAGCGTCGTGGCCGCCACCATCGACGGGCAGCGGCCCATGCTGCTGGAAGTGCAGGCGCTGGCCAGCAAGACCCCGTACCCGAACGCCCGCCGGGTCGTGGTGGGCCTCGACCCGCGCCGGGTGGACGTGGTGCTGGCCGTGCTGGAACGCCGCCTGGACCTGACGCTGGGCGGCCTGGACGTGTACGTGAACCTCGCGGGCGGCCTGAAGGTCCCCGATCCGGGCCTGGACCTCGCGATCGCCCTGGCGATCTACTCCGCTGTGGTGGGCCGCGCCCTGCCCGGCAACGTCGCCGTGTTCGGCGAGGTCGGACTGGCGGGCGAGGTGCGCTCCACGACCGGCTCGATCCGCCGCGCCGAGGAAGCCCGCCGCGCCGGGTACACCCGCCTGATCGTCCCACCCGGCCTGGATGGCCACCCGGACGGCGTGAAAAGCGTCGAGGAGGCCGTCGCGCAGGTCTGGCAGGGCCGCGCGGCAGGCAGTCCGGGGGCGGGCAGCCGGAAACCCCGCGCGGGATAG
- a CDS encoding PH domain-containing protein, with amino-acid sequence MNTAVPVAPAASPVWFRALNWVAPLMLIVTAWIPDDGASKPLPVAGSVFLTLLGVGLGAFFAQVPRRLAYILTDTGLRVSRFSGTFEWPYRELRVRRTDAGLGLRVGGVGLPGYYTGNYTFTGPAYRSVQAIASNTRGGLIVERGGTPYYLTPADPDAFAQALTARGVPVLG; translated from the coding sequence ATGAACACTGCCGTTCCGGTCGCGCCTGCCGCCTCGCCCGTCTGGTTCCGGGCGCTGAACTGGGTGGCCCCGTTGATGCTGATCGTGACCGCCTGGATTCCGGACGACGGGGCCAGCAAGCCCCTGCCGGTGGCGGGGAGCGTGTTCCTCACGCTGCTGGGCGTGGGACTGGGGGCGTTTTTCGCGCAGGTTCCGCGCCGACTGGCATACATCCTGACCGACACGGGCCTGCGCGTCAGCCGCTTCTCCGGCACCTTCGAGTGGCCGTACCGCGAGCTGCGCGTGCGCCGCACCGACGCGGGCCTGGGCTTGCGGGTCGGCGGCGTGGGCCTGCCCGGCTACTACACCGGCAACTACACTTTCACCGGCCCCGCCTACCGCAGCGTGCAGGCCATCGCGTCGAACACGCGCGGCGGCCTGATCGTCGAGCGGGGCGGCACGCCGTACTACCTGACGCCCGCCGACCCGGACGCCTTCGCGCAGGCGCTGACGGCGAGGGGCGTGCCCGTGCTGGGGTGA
- a CDS encoding metalloregulator ArsR/SmtB family transcription factor — protein MNHHTFTALADPHRFQIVELLRERPHSVGEIADRLGLRQPQTSKHLRVLVGAGLVHMQPQANRRIAHLRPTPFRDLDDWLTRYRPLWEERLDRLDDYLNTLPPEDPTPDPDGI, from the coding sequence TTGAACCACCACACCTTCACCGCCCTGGCCGACCCGCACCGCTTCCAGATCGTCGAACTGCTGCGCGAACGGCCCCACAGCGTCGGCGAGATCGCTGACCGCCTCGGCCTGCGCCAGCCGCAGACCTCCAAGCACCTGCGCGTCCTCGTGGGCGCCGGACTGGTTCACATGCAACCCCAGGCCAACCGCCGCATCGCCCACCTGCGCCCCACACCCTTCCGCGATCTGGACGACTGGCTGACCCGCTACCGCCCCCTCTGGGAGGAGAGGCTCGACCGGCTCGACGACTACCTGAACACCCTCCCGCCCGAAGACCCCACACCCGACCCAGACGGGATTTGA
- a CDS encoding SRPBCC domain-containing protein, translating to MTHATLDHRIEDDRTLVLERTFAATPERVFAAFTQAEHLRHWWGPRGWELTHCTVDLRPGGRWHYCMTCTDPAQGDFHGMQSWGLGVYEHIEAPTRLTYTDHFSDEHGAINDQMPATLADLTFEAVPGGTRVTSRSTYVRPEDLQAVMDMGMLQGITETWDRLAEHLA from the coding sequence ATGACGCACGCCACGCTCGACCACCGCATCGAAGACGACCGCACCCTCGTCCTGGAACGGACCTTCGCCGCCACGCCCGAACGTGTGTTCGCAGCGTTCACGCAGGCCGAACACCTGCGCCACTGGTGGGGACCGCGCGGCTGGGAGCTCACGCACTGCACGGTCGACCTGCGCCCCGGTGGTCGCTGGCACTACTGCATGACCTGTACCGACCCCGCCCAGGGCGACTTCCACGGCATGCAGAGCTGGGGCCTGGGCGTGTACGAGCACATCGAGGCGCCCACCCGCCTGACCTACACCGACCATTTCAGCGACGAGCACGGCGCCATCAACGACCAGATGCCCGCCACGCTGGCCGACCTGACCTTCGAGGCCGTTCCCGGCGGCACCCGCGTCACCAGCCGTTCCACGTACGTCCGCCCGGAAGACCTGCAGGCCGTCATGGACATGGGCATGCTCCAGGGCATCACCGAAACCTGGGACCGCCTGGCCGAACACCTCGCCTGA
- the clpB gene encoding ATP-dependent chaperone ClpB, whose protein sequence is MNPDRFTEATTQAVQQAQTLAQQSGHQNLTPTHVLRTLTDNDTAARALTLAGGNLTQIRAALDAELSKLPRVQGGGDNLYLDPALSRAFGRADTLAGQLGDSFVAADALLLALRGEYRGRGLPSETDLNRAVNEQRKGKTVTTKTSEQQFDALAKYGTDLTQRARDGKFDPVIGRDEEIRRAMQILLRRTKNNPVLIGEPGVGKTAIAEGLAIRIVKGDVPDGLKNKRIVSLEMGSLLAGAKFRGEFEERLKGVIDEVIASAGEVILFVDEIHTIVGAGKTEGSPDAGNMLKPALARGELHLIGATTLSEYREIEKDPALERRFQPVFVDEPSVEDTISILRGIKERYQVHHNVEITDPALVAAAQLSQRYITDRQLPDKAIDLIDESAARLRMALESSPERIDQLERRKLQLEIEREALRREKDQDSQNRLLDIESTLKSLTDELGDVRARWEAERHEVAALREKRESLDQVRTDIEKARRDYDLQRAAELEYGTLPQLEKEVQELEQKLKGAEFAHTQVTEEDIASVVSRWTGIPVNKLMEGEREKLLKLEAQLHHRVIGQDRAIVSVADAIRRSRAGLSDPNRPLGSFMFLGPTGVGKTELAKALAEFLFDSQDALVRIDMSEYMEKHTVARLIGAPPGYVGFEEGGQLTEAVRRRPYAVLLFDEIEKAHPDVFNVLLQVLDDGRLTDGQGRTVDFRNTLIILTSNIGSPLILEMQHRGDSADDIRDAVMGELQGHFRPEFLNRVDDIIVFDALTAADLHRIVDIQMRGLIKRLAERRVSLHLTAAAKDRLAQIGYDPAFGARPLKRAISREIETPLAREILQGNVPDSSSLNVDYDGTNFQFQIGALN, encoded by the coding sequence TTGAATCCCGACCGTTTCACCGAGGCCACTACCCAGGCCGTGCAGCAGGCGCAGACGCTCGCGCAGCAGAGCGGCCACCAGAACCTGACGCCCACCCATGTCCTGCGTACCCTGACCGACAACGACACCGCCGCGCGCGCCCTGACGCTGGCCGGGGGCAACCTGACGCAGATCCGCGCCGCGCTGGACGCCGAACTCTCGAAGCTTCCGCGCGTGCAGGGCGGCGGCGACAACCTGTACCTCGACCCGGCCCTGAGCCGCGCCTTCGGACGGGCTGACACCCTGGCCGGACAGCTGGGTGATTCCTTCGTGGCGGCCGACGCGCTGCTGCTGGCCCTGCGCGGCGAGTACCGGGGCCGGGGCCTGCCCAGCGAGACCGACCTGAACCGCGCCGTGAACGAGCAGCGCAAAGGAAAGACCGTGACGACCAAGACCAGTGAACAGCAGTTCGACGCCCTCGCCAAGTACGGCACCGACCTCACCCAGCGCGCCCGCGACGGCAAGTTCGACCCCGTCATCGGCCGCGACGAGGAGATCCGCCGCGCCATGCAGATCCTGCTGCGCCGCACCAAAAACAACCCGGTCCTGATCGGCGAACCCGGCGTGGGCAAGACCGCCATCGCCGAGGGCCTCGCCATCCGCATCGTGAAGGGTGACGTGCCCGACGGACTGAAGAACAAACGGATCGTCAGCCTGGAGATGGGCAGCCTGCTGGCGGGCGCGAAGTTCCGGGGGGAGTTCGAGGAACGCCTCAAGGGCGTGATCGACGAGGTGATCGCCTCGGCCGGTGAGGTCATCCTGTTCGTGGACGAGATTCACACCATCGTCGGGGCGGGCAAGACCGAGGGCAGCCCGGACGCCGGCAACATGCTCAAGCCGGCCCTGGCGCGTGGTGAACTGCACCTGATCGGCGCGACGACCCTCAGCGAGTACCGCGAGATCGAGAAGGACCCCGCGCTGGAACGCCGCTTCCAGCCGGTGTTCGTGGACGAACCCAGCGTCGAGGACACGATTTCCATCCTGCGCGGCATCAAGGAACGCTATCAGGTGCACCACAACGTGGAGATCACCGACCCGGCGCTGGTGGCCGCCGCGCAGCTCTCGCAGCGCTACATCACGGACCGGCAGTTGCCGGACAAGGCCATCGATCTGATCGACGAGTCCGCCGCGCGCCTGCGCATGGCGCTGGAAAGCAGCCCGGAGCGCATCGATCAGCTCGAGCGCCGCAAGTTGCAGCTGGAGATCGAACGCGAGGCCCTCAGGCGCGAGAAGGATCAGGACAGCCAGAACCGCCTGCTGGACATCGAGAGCACCCTGAAGAGCCTGACCGACGAGCTGGGCGACGTGCGCGCCCGCTGGGAAGCCGAGCGGCACGAGGTCGCTGCGCTGCGCGAGAAACGCGAGTCGCTGGATCAGGTGCGCACGGACATCGAGAAGGCCCGCCGCGACTACGACCTGCAACGCGCCGCCGAACTGGAATACGGGACCCTGCCGCAGCTGGAAAAAGAGGTGCAGGAACTCGAGCAGAAACTCAAGGGCGCCGAGTTCGCGCACACGCAGGTGACCGAGGAGGACATCGCGTCGGTGGTCAGCCGCTGGACCGGCATCCCGGTGAACAAACTGATGGAGGGCGAACGCGAGAAACTCCTGAAGCTCGAGGCGCAGCTGCATCACCGCGTGATCGGGCAGGACCGCGCCATCGTGAGCGTCGCGGACGCCATCCGCCGCAGCCGCGCGGGCCTCAGCGACCCGAACCGCCCGCTGGGCAGCTTCATGTTCCTCGGGCCGACCGGCGTGGGCAAGACCGAGCTGGCCAAGGCGCTGGCGGAATTCCTGTTCGACAGTCAGGACGCCCTGGTGCGCATCGACATGAGCGAGTACATGGAGAAACACACCGTCGCCCGCCTGATCGGCGCGCCTCCCGGCTACGTGGGCTTCGAGGAGGGCGGCCAGCTGACCGAGGCCGTGCGCCGCCGCCCCTACGCCGTGCTGCTGTTCGACGAGATCGAGAAGGCGCACCCGGACGTGTTCAATGTCCTGCTTCAGGTGCTGGACGACGGCCGCCTGACCGACGGGCAGGGCCGCACCGTGGACTTCCGCAACACGCTGATCATCCTGACCAGCAACATCGGCTCTCCCCTGATCCTGGAGATGCAGCACCGGGGCGACAGCGCCGACGATATCCGCGACGCCGTGATGGGCGAGTTGCAGGGCCACTTCCGCCCGGAGTTCCTGAACCGCGTGGACGACATCATCGTGTTCGACGCGCTGACCGCCGCCGACCTGCACCGCATCGTGGACATCCAGATGCGCGGCCTGATCAAACGTCTCGCCGAGCGCCGCGTGAGCCTGCACCTGACCGCCGCCGCGAAGGACCGCCTCGCGCAGATCGGGTACGACCCGGCCTTCGGGGCGCGCCCCCTCAAGCGCGCGATCAGCCGCGAGATCGAGACGCCGCTGGCCCGCGAGATCCTTCAGGGGAACGTGCCGGACAGCAGCAGCCTGAACGTCGACTACGACGGCACGAACTTCCAGTTCCAGATCGGCGCGCTGAACTGA